One window from the genome of Nicotiana sylvestris chromosome 9, ASM39365v2, whole genome shotgun sequence encodes:
- the LOC104217018 gene encoding protein SMALL AUXIN UP-REGULATED RNA 9-like yields MALKKSSKQFTQTAAFKQIMIRCSSFGKNENGYPQDVPKGHFVVYVGENRSRYIIPISWLTYHEFQNLLQRVEEEFGFNHDMGLTIPCDEEDFCSLISMFR; encoded by the coding sequence ATGGCTCTAAAGAAATCAAGCAAACAGTTTACTCAAACTGCAGCCTTCAAACAAATTATGATAAGGTGTTCAAGCTTTGGAAAGAATGAGAATGGATACCCTCAAGATGTCCCAAAAGGCCACTTTGTAGTGTATGTGGGTGAAAATAGGAGCAGATACATAATTCCTATTTCTTGGTTGACATATCATGAATTTCAAAATTTGCTTCAaagggttgaagaagaatttggaTTCAACCATGATATGGGACTTACTATCCCTTGTGATGAAGAGGATTTTTGCTCCCTAATATCAATGTTCAGATAA
- the LOC138878607 gene encoding uncharacterized protein, translated as MAQSRQKSYANRKVCDVAYMVGKKVLLKVSPMKGVMRYGKKDKFSPRVIGSIKVLRRIGEMAYELFLPPSFSSVHPVFLVSMLRKYVSDPSHILDFSTVQLDGDLTYDVESVGNLDGQVRKLRSNYIASLKVQWRG; from the coding sequence ATGGCGCAGTCTAGACAAAAGAGCTATGCCAACAGGAAGGTCTGTGATGTTGCTTACATGGTTGGGAAGAAAgtcttgttgaaggtttcacccatgaagggtgttatgagatatGGGAAGAAGGACAAGTTTAGCCCTCGAGTTATTGGGTCGattaaggtgcttcggaggattggagagATGGCTTACGAGCTTTTCTTGCCACCTAGTTtctcgagtgtgcatccagtatttcttgtttctatgctccgaaagtatgtcagcgatccgtctcatattttggatttcagtacagttcagttggatggtgatttgacttatgatgtggagtctGTGGGCAATTTGGAtgggcaggttcgaaagttgagatcaaattATATAGCTTCACtaaaggtgcagtggagaggttag